The region GGAACTCAAACACCGGGACCGTACATGACGATTGATGCGGCGAAGAATGCCGGTGCTGTGACGTTGAATTACGGAAAGTTTGTAAATACGATTGTCAATTTTATCATCATTGCTTTTCCGATCTTCTTGTTAGTGCGGACGATTAACAAATTGAAGAGGAAGGAAGAAGCGCTGGCAGCCGCGAAAGCTTCGGCAGAGCCAACGACAAAGCAATGTCCGTTTTGCTATTCAACGATTCATGTTAAAGCAGTCAAGTGTGCGAGTTGTTCCAGTGAATTGTAGTTAGAATAGAATGAGCAAATAGAATCGGGTATCGAACGGTACCCGATTTCTTTTTGGATGTTTTATACATCTTACTAATTGCATATATATGTATCTAATATTCAGTGAATAGCATAATAAGTGTCTATTTGGTAGTGCTTTGATTATATTTGTGTAGAAGTAAAAGATGAAGCGGTCAGTTTTTCTGCAAGTCTCATCATTGCTTTTTCAAGACTTGTCCCACCGTTTTGTTTTTTCAGCTCACTTCTGACCAGCGACCCTGTATTTGTTTTTTCTTTTTCAACATCGAAATCACATGAGGGGTAGTACAATGCAATCTTTCCGCTCTCAAGTCTTTTTATTTACAGCTATGTTATCCATACTTGCTTTCAGCACGCTGTTATTGGCAGCTGATATGCCTATTGCGGATAAACTCTGGGAAGCGAAATTCGACAAAGATGTCGAATGGATGCAGTTATCCGACGCCGGTTATCTGGTCGTAAACACCAGTCAAGGGTTGTTCGGAGTTAAACCCGAGGATGGCAGTATCGTTTGGAAAATGGATGATGTAAAGAAAGTACCGGAAGATTTTTTTTCGACGATTCCGGGTACTCAATTCGTCACGATTACTAAATCGGCCGGACCACTTGGTGTCACGACAACAACGTTAGTCGTCGATGTTACAACCGGTAAAACGCAATGGACTACGAAGGATCTTGATTTAGTGAACAGCTTCGGAATGATCAATATGATGGAGGCTGGAGCTGTGTACCTCTTCGGACAGCACAAAGATGGAAAAATGGTAACGATGTTTGTCGATCTGGCAACTGGCAAACCACTGTGGACCAATGAGACGTTGTATAAAAAGAAGCCAATCACAATGTACAAAATGCGTCCGGAAAGCCAATGGAGTACCCGGATGAGTATTGTTGGCAATCAACCACCGGTGTTTCTCGACGATGGCAGTTACATCGAGTTCATGTCACAAGTAGGACCTCGCCGCGTAAATGGAAAAACCGGCGAAGTGATATGGACAAGTAAAGTAGAATTTGAAGGCATACCTGGTTTGCGCGACGGTTATGCACCGTTTGTCCTAAGTTCGGACAAGAAGGTGCTTTTCATTCCCCACGGCAAACGGGTCGATGCGATAAGTGTTGAAGATGGTTCGGCTTTATGGAAAAAAGCTCCGAAGCTTCGGTCTAAAGTAACTCAAATGCAAGCAAGTTCGGAAGGGTTGGTTGTAAGAGGATCATCGGGGCCTGACTCCAAACCCTATATAGATGTTATCGACTTTACGTCAGGTGAAACGCGTTGGAAGAAACCCTTCAAGGACTTGGCTGGTGCAAGTAGTTTCGATATCCAAGGGGATAAGCTCTACATCTATGCCGATGAGTCAATCTTTGAAATTGTTCTTGCGACCGGTGAGAATAAGGAAATTGTGAAGACGATTCGTTTAAGTGGTAATGAAATTCCGTCGTCGCTCGCGATAGTGGAGCAAGGCTATTTGTTGACTTCCTCTCAGAACATGCTGCTGTACGATAAGTCGGGAAATCAGGTTTACCATGCTTATCACAAGGCGCCGGGTTCGAGTTTGTTGGCGAAAGTAGCCTCGACCGCGGCAATTATGGCTGTAAATGCAGCATCGGCCGCAAGTGCCTATTCGCAAGCGCAATCGACCGGAATGTCACAGAGTTACACGGTAGTAACCAGTAATCCGGTGATGTCAAAGCGGTTCAAAGCAACTGCCGGTGGCAGCTCCAGTGTCACGGTTTTGACCGATGTTAAGACGAGTAGTGCAAAGGGACCGGGATTAGTGAAAGTCGACCGGAAAACCGGAGCGGATGTAAAGTGTGTCGTTTTGGGGACAAAAGAACCGAAATATGAATTCGACGATGTCGATGGCATGTTATTCTTCTTGTCCGACGACAAGGTCATTCAAGGATTCAAGTTTTAGTTTGTGATTCTTTTGGAAGATGGAAACGGGCGAAGTAATTCGCCCGTTTTTCTTTGCAAGCGATTAAAATATCTGCATCAACCAATCGGAGATTAAGAAGTCGATCCGGGAGATGAGAAGGGAGATTCGTCCCATCACCGTTGTGCCATAGGCGGCGCCGAAACTCACCATTAAGAAGGCGATACCAATCTTCGAGGTTTGGACGAGCGCTTTATGTTCCAAGGCAAAAAAGAAGTAGGAAAGGGAGGTAAGCGTTCCGACGATAATCAGAATGTTCGTTGCATTGTAGGGTACCAGCATTGTCCCCTGTAGTTGCGGGATGAGCTGTCCTTGGGTGAATTGAATCATGTTTAAAGCCGCACCAACGCCGATGTACAACGCAATCGGATAGCGAGCGACCCATTGTAGATTCGGGATCAACCGTAATAAAAGAATGATACCGAGCAGACCGGGAACAATCGGGAGGAGATCACCACCGCCGATTTTATCGATGACGTTGGGTTTCAAGACACTGTGCCACTGTACGGCAATCGTGTAACCGGTAGATAATCCAACGAAAATGTATTCAGCAAGCTTGTAGACGGGATTATCGCGATAGAGGAAACTGAACAATATCAGAGTAAAAATCGCAGCGATCCATGTTCCGAGCATATCCATGGTTACCGCCCCTCCGCCCGCGATTTCCGCTTCTGGAGCCACTTCGGTAAGATCGAAAGATTGCCAAGCAGAATGAGTATGATAATGACGATGTGAGCTACTGACTGGGCGTCCATCCCGCGAGTCGCTTTACCATCTTTTCCCACTAATTTTTCATATTCTGCAGCGCCTTTTAATCCACCTAACATACCAGTGAGTTGGTTGGTCTGCATATACGCTTCATACTGCGGGACATTCACCGCCGTCACCCCAACGCCAAGTGGAACACCGAATTGCGCGAGTCCGATGGTGATGTAGAAATCGACGGTAGCGCCGTGAGCGATATCGACCATGTACGAAAGCGCGCGATAGTTAGGACAATGTTGAAATATCGGCATTCCCGCGGTTACTTGACCCCGTTGGTCGTTTGGAAATGGTGCAGTCCACGAACTACCTAACGACAGTAAAAGAGCGTCGTTGCCCGGTTTGAAGCCGAGGTTTACATAGTCTGTTCCGTAGGTACGATTGTACTCTTTTGCTAAGTTTTCAAGGATACGGTCAGCAATTGGGCCGGTCTCGGGATAATTCGTGTACACAATGAGTGGGAGCCCGCGTTTCATCACATGGCGTACTAACGCAATTGCCATCGGTTGGCATTCCGGGATCGATGTCGGATCGAAATCGAACGCGATGAGTACCGAGGAACTTTCCGGCAACGCTTCGATCCGGTCGAAAATCGACTGCGAATTTTTGGTAATGGCGAGTGGCAAATTCAATGGGAATATCAATGGCAACGCTACCGCTGCTGCGATTGCCAGATAGATGATCCGGCGGTCTATGCGACCGAACATTTCCAACCATTGCGGCATCATCGACCCAACCAAGAGCGCTCAATTCCGAGCAGCGTTTTTAATCCAGTAGCGATCAATCCCAAAGCGGAACCGACGAGCAATGCTCGTTGCGCGGCAAGTGAGGGAACGGTTAGAATCCATTGCGCGATAATCGGGAATTTACTCCAAATGATTTCTCCGATGGGGACTTTGCCAATCATGACCAGTAATGCAGAGATAAGCAGGAGGGTTGCTAACCAAGTCTTGACGCGGAAAGCTCGATAGCTAGCGCTGGTAACGTAGAATGCGAGCAGAGAGAACATCGTCGCCTGCATCGGGTTCTGCACATTGGCAAACAACCATTGGAACAAACTATTAGGACCGTTATCGACAAAAATTCCCAATGATGCCATGCCAACCAAACAGCTGATGAGAACAAGTGAATAGAACCAACTCTCAGCACGGCGGCTGATACGCATACTGTGGGAGATTAGAATGCTGAAACCACCCATCAAATAACTAAAGCCGGCGAGTACAATAACCCATTCCGTTAGCACATCCTGCATCCGGGTAGTGACTGGTGAGTTCAAGAAGAACGCCGCGATAATCACGAGTCCGCATAATCCGCAGAGGAGGATGGCAAGGTTATTTTTCATTCGACATTAAACCACTGGATGTAGCCGTCCCAACCAAACATTGCTGCGAGGATACCTAAGAGAATCATGAATACAAAAGCGGCTTTCGACCAGTCCTGTCCGAGTATTGAGCCGAGGAGAATCGGTTCGCGGGAAAGATATGCGCTCGCGGCAAACAGCTCCTCGCCGATTAAAGTGTAGTCGCAGGAGGCAAGGAAGAACGGCAACTGGTGGGATTGCGCGGTTCCGGCAATTTGAATGGCACCGGTAGAGTTGCCGGCTTCGGCGATGACCAGCGATTCGGCAAAAAATTCACCGATAAAGAAATTGGCAGCGGTGCGTTCCCGTACGGCGTGTCCGGCAATGGCGGCGGCGTAAGCGAATTGGTTGTCGGTGACGTACCGGATGCGAGACGGATCGTATAAATCGGGTCGACCGGCGCTGAGATAACTTTGTTTAATCGTTTCCTGCGCGGTCGTCATGATAAGTGGGAAGCGGCACATTACATCGAGCGGCACTTCGTATTGGGCGCTATCTTTGCCTACCCGCTCGAGAATCGATAATGCGGCAAGGGTTTGAATCCGGTCGACATCCATACTGCCGGGAACAAAGAGGATCGAGCGTCCCATTTCCGCGGCTCGACCAATCGCTTCGTCGATGGCATCGAGGCCGCCGATACGTCGAAGGGTTAGAGGTTTACCGGTTTTCGCCAAAAAAAGAAAAACGATTACCAACGTACCAATGAGTAAAATGAACAGCATCACATTCAATCGTTCGGTACGGAGAATTCCGGTTGGGGCAGGCGTGGCAGGTTGGGTATTTTGTACAGGTACCGGAACAGAAATCTTCGTACTATCGAGTTGACTGAGGGTATCGTTTTTCACGATGGTCGAATCAGCCGTGTAGCCGATTGTACCAAAACTCAGACAAAAGAATAGCACAAGCGCTAAGCTACACTTCG is a window of bacterium DNA encoding:
- the mscL gene encoding large conductance mechanosensitive channel protein MscL, which translates into the protein MLKEFKEFAMRGNVIDMAIGIVIGAAFGTIVGSLVSDMLMPPLGLLIGSLDFSSLFVVLKEGTQTPGPYMTIDAAKNAGAVTLNYGKFVNTIVNFIIIAFPIFLLVRTINKLKRKEEALAAAKASAEPTTKQCPFCYSTIHVKAVKCASCSSEL
- a CDS encoding PQQ-like beta-propeller repeat protein, with the translated sequence MPIADKLWEAKFDKDVEWMQLSDAGYLVVNTSQGLFGVKPEDGSIVWKMDDVKKVPEDFFSTIPGTQFVTITKSAGPLGVTTTTLVVDVTTGKTQWTTKDLDLVNSFGMINMMEAGAVYLFGQHKDGKMVTMFVDLATGKPLWTNETLYKKKPITMYKMRPESQWSTRMSIVGNQPPVFLDDGSYIEFMSQVGPRRVNGKTGEVIWTSKVEFEGIPGLRDGYAPFVLSSDKKVLFIPHGKRVDAISVEDGSALWKKAPKLRSKVTQMQASSEGLVVRGSSGPDSKPYIDVIDFTSGETRWKKPFKDLAGASSFDIQGDKLYIYADESIFEIVLATGENKEIVKTIRLSGNEIPSSLAIVEQGYLLTSSQNMLLYDKSGNQVYHAYHKAPGSSLLAKVASTAAIMAVNAASAASAYSQAQSTGMSQSYTVVTSNPVMSKRFKATAGGSSSVTVLTDVKTSSAKGPGLVKVDRKTGADVKCVVLGTKEPKYEFDDVDGMLFFLSDDKVIQGFKF